Proteins encoded by one window of Vitis vinifera cultivar Pinot Noir 40024 chromosome 10, ASM3070453v1:
- the LOC100242418 gene encoding ferredoxin--NADP reductase, root isozyme, chloroplastic: MAHLAVSQVSVTVPVGGESSLRRSVFQRHIISFHEKSWAPILALDLKTKNVRLKNRYVVCMSVQQASIPKVAVSPLELEDAKGPPLNLYKPKEPYTATIVSVERIVGPKAPGETCHIVIDHGGIVPYWEGQSYGVIPPGENPKKPGAPHNVRLYSIASTRYGDFFDGKTTTLCVRRAVYYDPVTGKEDPSKNGVCSNYLCDSKPGDKIKITGPSGKIMLLPEDDPNATHIMIATGTGVAPYRGYLRRMFMEDVPSFRFGGLAWLFLGVANTDSLLYDNEFTKYLKDYPDQFRYDKALSREQKNRNGGKMYVQDKIEEYSDEIFKLLDGGAHIYFCGLKGMMPGIQETLKRVADQRGENWEEKLAQLKKNKQWHVEVY, encoded by the exons ATGGCTCATTTGGCCGTCTCTCAG GTTTCTGTAACTGTTCCGGTTGGTGGCGAGTCGTCTCTTCGAAGATCCGTGTTTCAG AGACACATTATCAGCTTTCATGAGAAATCATGGGCACCTATATTGGCTTTGGATTTAAAAACCAAGAATGTGCGTTTGAAAAATCGTTATGTAGTATGCATGTCAGTGCAACAAGCTAGCATACCAAAGGTTGCAGTTTCACCTTTAGAACTTGAAGATGCCAAAGGGCCCCCACTAAATTTATACAAGCCCAAGGAACCTTATACAGCTACCATAGTTTCTGTTGAAAGGATTGTGGGCCCAAAAGCACCAGGAGAGACATGTCATATTGTGATTGATCACGGTGGCATTGTTCCCTATTGGGAAGGACAGAGTTATGGTGTAATTCCTCCT GGTGAAAACCCAAAAAAACCAGGAGCTCCCCACAATGTTCGGCTTTATTCAATTGCATCCACCAGGTATGGAGACTTTTTTGATGGGAAGACAACCACCCTGTGTGTTCGCCGTGCTGTCTATTATGACCCTGTGACTGGAAAAGAGGATCCTTCAAAAAATGGTGTGTGCAGCAATTATCTTTGTGATTCAAAGCCTGGAGACAAAATCAAGATCACTG GTCCCTCTGGTAAGATTATGCTTTTGCCAGAAGACGACCCAAATGCTACTCACATAATGATTGCTACTGGTACTGGAGTGGCTCCATATAGAGGTTACCTCCGCCGCATGTTTATGGAGGATGTCCCTTCATTCAGGTTTGGTGGTCTAGCTTGGCTGTTCCTTGGGGTGGCCAATACTGACAGTCTCCTCTATGACAATGAGTTCACCAAGTATCTTAAGGACTACCCAGATCAGTTTAGATATGACAAGGCTCTTAGTAGAGAACAAAAGAACAGGAATGGAGGCAAGATGTATGTTCAGGATAAGATTGAGGAATACAGTGATGAGATTTTCAAGCTGTTGGATGGTGGAGCCCATATATATTTTTGCGGGCTTAAGGGAATGATGCCTGGGATCCAAGAAACTCTTAAGAGGGTTGCAGACCAGAGAGGAGAGAACTGGGAAGAGAAGCTTGCACAGCTCAAAAAGAACAAGCAATGGCATGTTGAAGTCTATTGA